A stretch of the Archangium violaceum genome encodes the following:
- a CDS encoding PQQ-dependent sugar dehydrogenase: MPSLRSSLLSLAFLAACSDGTGPDNLDLDSDSPESLSEAIAAGFSITEVADFNSPWAMTFLPDGRMLVTEKAGTLHLVSADGTQRKTVTGTLPVSSAGQGGLLDVVLHPQFAQNRLVYFSYSESRSSGKGVALARGTFTDGTSPSLTNVRVIFRATPYVSGDGHFSGRIAFSPDGKLFFTNGDRQKFDPAQDPTGTLGKVLRLNDDGTPAAGNPLAARGFHPAVWSYGHRNLLGLAFDASGNLWEHEMGPQGGDEVNLIRPSLNYGWPNASNGSHYDGRDIPDHRTGDGYEPPKVWWNPSISPGGLMVYSGKLWPEWKGDLFIGGLSSQSLVRVDVNGTSASKGDQWNMNSRIREVEEGPDGSIWLLQDGQSGSQGKLLRLRPAS; this comes from the coding sequence ATGCCATCGCTTCGTTCATCATTGCTCTCCCTCGCCTTCCTCGCCGCCTGCAGCGACGGGACGGGCCCCGACAATCTCGACCTGGATTCCGACAGCCCGGAGAGCCTCTCCGAGGCGATCGCCGCGGGCTTCTCCATCACCGAGGTCGCGGATTTCAATTCGCCCTGGGCGATGACCTTCCTGCCAGACGGCCGGATGCTGGTGACCGAGAAGGCGGGAACGCTCCACCTCGTCTCGGCGGACGGAACGCAGCGCAAGACCGTCACCGGCACGCTCCCCGTGTCCAGCGCGGGTCAGGGCGGACTGCTGGACGTGGTGCTCCATCCCCAGTTCGCGCAGAACCGGCTCGTCTACTTCAGCTACTCCGAGTCGCGCTCGAGCGGCAAGGGCGTGGCGCTCGCGCGGGGCACCTTCACCGACGGCACCTCGCCCTCGCTGACCAACGTGCGGGTCATCTTCCGGGCCACGCCGTATGTGAGCGGAGATGGCCACTTCTCCGGCCGCATCGCCTTCTCTCCCGACGGCAAACTGTTCTTCACCAACGGAGATCGGCAGAAGTTCGATCCCGCCCAGGACCCCACCGGCACGCTCGGCAAGGTGCTGCGCCTCAATGACGATGGCACCCCCGCCGCGGGCAACCCGCTGGCCGCCCGGGGCTTCCACCCGGCCGTCTGGTCCTATGGCCACCGCAACCTGCTCGGCCTCGCCTTCGACGCGAGCGGCAACCTGTGGGAGCATGAGATGGGTCCCCAGGGCGGCGACGAGGTGAACCTCATCCGGCCCAGCCTCAACTACGGCTGGCCCAACGCCTCCAACGGCAGCCACTACGACGGCCGTGACATCCCCGACCACCGCACGGGTGACGGCTACGAGCCTCCCAAGGTGTGGTGGAACCCCTCCATCTCGCCCGGCGGCTTGATGGTCTACTCGGGCAAGCTCTGGCCGGAGTGGAAGGGAGACCTGTTCATCGGCGGCCTGTCCAGCCAGTCGCTGGTGCGCGTCGACGTGAACGGCACCTCGGCGTCCAAGGGCGACCAGTGGAACATGAACAGCCGCATCCGCGAGGTCGAGGAGGGTCCGGACGGCAGCATCTGGCTGCTCCAGGACGGCCAGAGCGGCTCCCAGGGCAAGCTCCTGCGGCTGCGTCCCGCCTCCTGA
- a CDS encoding ornithine cyclodeaminase family protein, with amino-acid sequence MSLEDVVACGGADVVRASEDVRRGFELLLRGRVVQPTKASMRSPRPVPEPEVGCINFMPSLLLADGEEILGCKSMGAMPANVALGLPRATGLITLFDAHTKLPRCIMDAQVISATRTGAVSLLAAQKLVPPDTQEVGLIGAGVNMRTQLLGLQQAVPGLRRARVYSEGASKDCFAEEMSRRTQLDIRPVASAEEAVRDCSFVVTCVSRDDQPVVRERWIGQSGVTVFSIGGFEVEASLLTRMDRVIADRWVDVKSRNVQTHAFAVAGGLLPESRVEDLGPILAGERAGRTSRHESIFFSPVGLAFEDILVADRVFREALQRGVGQRVQLWSSSKWI; translated from the coding sequence TTGTCGTTGGAGGATGTCGTCGCCTGCGGCGGCGCCGACGTGGTGCGAGCGAGCGAGGACGTGCGGCGCGGCTTCGAGCTGCTGCTGCGAGGACGGGTGGTTCAACCCACCAAGGCCTCCATGAGGAGCCCGCGGCCCGTGCCGGAGCCGGAGGTGGGGTGCATCAACTTCATGCCCTCGCTGCTGCTGGCGGACGGGGAGGAGATTCTCGGCTGCAAGTCGATGGGCGCCATGCCGGCGAACGTGGCACTGGGGCTGCCCCGCGCCACGGGCCTCATCACCCTGTTCGATGCGCACACCAAGCTGCCGCGCTGCATCATGGACGCGCAGGTGATCAGCGCGACGCGCACGGGGGCCGTGTCGCTGCTGGCGGCCCAGAAGCTCGTGCCCCCGGACACCCAGGAGGTGGGCCTCATCGGGGCGGGCGTGAACATGCGCACCCAGCTGCTGGGCCTGCAGCAGGCCGTGCCGGGCCTGCGTCGCGCGCGCGTCTACTCCGAGGGCGCGTCCAAGGACTGCTTCGCCGAGGAGATGTCGCGGCGCACCCAGCTCGACATCCGGCCGGTGGCGAGCGCCGAGGAGGCGGTCCGCGACTGCTCCTTCGTGGTCACCTGCGTGTCGCGCGATGACCAGCCCGTTGTGCGCGAGCGGTGGATTGGCCAGAGCGGGGTGACGGTGTTCTCTATCGGGGGCTTCGAGGTGGAGGCGTCGCTGCTCACGCGGATGGACCGGGTCATCGCGGATCGCTGGGTGGACGTGAAGAGCCGCAACGTGCAGACCCACGCCTTCGCGGTGGCCGGGGGACTGCTCCCGGAGAGCCGGGTGGAGGACCTGGGGCCCATCCTCGCGGGTGAGCGCGCCGGCCGGACGTCGCGGCACGAGAGCATCTTCTTCTCCCCCGTGGGGCTCGCCTTCGAGGACATCCTCGTCGCCGACCGGGTCTTCCGCGAAGCCCTCCAGCGCGGGGTGGGGCAGCGGGTGCAGCTGTGGAGCTCCTCGAAATGGATTTGA
- a CDS encoding LysR family transcriptional regulator: MAIRTGRAKIRTVMDELADLTAFLTVAREGGFRSAARVAGSSASGMGDAVRRLEARLGVRLLHRTTRSVTLTDAGARLLERLAPALSEVRSALDVVNDFRDRPAGRLRLNVPIAAARLVLPRIVPPFLAKYPDICLEVIAEERLVDVVAEGYDAGIRYEERLAQDMVAVPIGPRVQRFATAASPAYLARRGRPKHPRELLDHDCLGGRFASGGPLHAWEFECDGVRLSVDPKGPLIVGLGTTTDLAVAAAVAGTGLIYDFEDWLRPFIDRGELEPVLESWWPSFSGPFLYYPGRHHLPTPLRAFIDFVRSMQP; encoded by the coding sequence CACGGCATTCTTGACGGTCGCTCGCGAGGGCGGATTCCGCAGCGCTGCTCGCGTGGCGGGCAGCAGCGCTTCGGGCATGGGAGACGCTGTCCGTCGGCTGGAAGCCCGGCTTGGCGTTCGGTTACTCCATCGAACCACGCGCAGCGTGACGCTGACGGACGCAGGGGCTCGGCTGCTCGAGCGGCTCGCGCCTGCGCTCAGCGAGGTGCGCTCGGCGTTGGACGTGGTCAACGACTTCCGCGACCGACCCGCGGGACGCCTGCGGCTCAACGTACCGATCGCGGCAGCGCGGCTTGTGCTGCCGCGCATCGTGCCGCCGTTCCTCGCGAAGTACCCCGACATTTGTCTGGAGGTGATCGCCGAGGAGCGCCTCGTCGACGTGGTGGCCGAGGGCTATGACGCGGGCATCCGCTACGAAGAGCGGCTCGCGCAGGACATGGTGGCAGTTCCGATCGGTCCTCGCGTCCAGCGATTCGCGACAGCCGCCTCGCCCGCCTACCTCGCTCGTCGTGGGCGCCCCAAACATCCGCGCGAGCTACTGGACCATGATTGCCTGGGGGGGCGGTTTGCGAGTGGCGGCCCGCTGCATGCGTGGGAGTTCGAATGCGATGGAGTGCGCCTCAGCGTCGATCCGAAGGGACCGCTGATTGTCGGCCTTGGCACGACCACCGACCTTGCAGTGGCTGCTGCCGTGGCTGGCACCGGGCTCATCTACGACTTCGAGGATTGGCTTCGTCCCTTCATCGACCGAGGCGAGCTTGAACCCGTGCTCGAATCATGGTGGCCGAGCTTCTCTGGGCCGTTTCTTTACTACCCCGGCCGTCACCACCTCCCGACGCCGCTGCGTGCGTTCATTGACTTCGTCAGATCGATGCAGCCCTGA